In Caproiciproducens sp. NJN-50, the following are encoded in one genomic region:
- a CDS encoding HIT family protein, translating into MDCFYCERGQKLNDLMMPVCNLKVSTVYLVRNQNFPGRCAVVYQDHKTELFQLTPEQRHDFTDDVAVVSQAVCELFHADKINYGIFGDGVPHLHCHVVPKRKGEFCWGGMFDMNGNPDNFDDTELRARAELIRKQIEKLSSK; encoded by the coding sequence ATGGATTGTTTTTATTGTGAAAGGGGCCAAAAGCTGAACGACCTGATGATGCCGGTCTGTAACCTGAAGGTTTCGACCGTTTACCTGGTCCGGAACCAGAATTTTCCCGGCAGGTGCGCAGTCGTCTATCAGGACCACAAGACGGAGCTGTTTCAGCTGACGCCGGAACAGCGGCACGATTTTACGGACGACGTTGCCGTCGTTTCCCAGGCCGTCTGCGAACTGTTCCATGCGGATAAGATCAACTACGGCATTTTCGGAGACGGCGTCCCCCATCTGCATTGCCACGTCGTCCCCAAAAGGAAAGGGGAATTCTGCTGGGGCGGGATGTTCGATATGAATGGCAATCCGGACAATTTCGACGACACGGAACTGAGGGCACGCGCCGAACTGATTCGGAAGCAGATCGAAAAGCTGTCATCAAAATGA
- a CDS encoding tripartite tricarboxylate transporter permease has product MDWINAIISCFQPMVLLYLIIGTVAGYIIGVLPGLSATMGVALLTPLTFWLPADQGFAMLIGVFNSGIFSGGISAVLINTPGTPASIATTFDGYSMTQQGKPGLALGLNTIFSCIGGWLGTLILIFVAFPLAHFALQFGPAEFFALALFGLTMMVSVSQQSILKGVMTGLLGMLIGTIGSDPMFATPRFTMGLVDLMDGISFIPVMIGLFGLGEVLSQIYNGEHREKVEKLKSMGRVVPTWQEFKRCIPGAVIITTVISVIVGAIPGTGGDIAGIIGWDQSRKISKHPEEFGHGSIEGVAASCLANNACMGGALVTMMTLGVPGESITAVLLGSLMMYGMNPGPTLFTDNRQFVLTFMALMMLAYVVILVVGLVTAKYSTALLNIPNEIIWITVIILCAIGAYAMNSSYTDLFIMAVSGLAGFLFRKMDVPLGPIILGLLLGEMAESNFRRAIPLGGYGIFFTKPISLILILLAVFTLVSAITKQIKEKNKKPAEANT; this is encoded by the coding sequence ATGGATTGGATTAACGCGATTATCTCCTGCTTTCAGCCTATGGTCCTTTTATACCTGATCATCGGAACCGTCGCGGGGTACATCATAGGCGTTTTGCCCGGACTTTCCGCAACAATGGGGGTGGCGCTGCTTACCCCTCTGACCTTCTGGCTGCCCGCGGACCAGGGCTTTGCCATGCTGATCGGCGTGTTTAACTCCGGCATCTTTTCCGGCGGCATTTCCGCGGTCTTGATCAATACTCCGGGAACGCCGGCCTCCATCGCGACTACTTTTGACGGCTACTCCATGACGCAGCAGGGCAAGCCGGGGTTAGCCCTGGGCCTGAATACGATTTTCTCCTGCATCGGCGGCTGGCTTGGAACTCTGATTTTGATTTTCGTCGCCTTTCCGCTGGCGCACTTTGCCCTTCAGTTCGGTCCGGCGGAATTCTTCGCGCTGGCCTTGTTCGGCCTGACCATGATGGTCAGCGTTTCACAGCAGTCGATTTTGAAGGGCGTAATGACGGGGCTGCTCGGCATGCTGATCGGCACGATCGGCTCCGACCCCATGTTCGCCACTCCAAGGTTCACCATGGGACTCGTCGACCTGATGGACGGCATTTCCTTTATTCCGGTCATGATCGGCCTGTTCGGCCTCGGCGAGGTGCTGTCGCAGATCTATAACGGCGAGCACCGTGAAAAGGTGGAGAAGCTGAAATCCATGGGGCGGGTAGTGCCCACCTGGCAGGAGTTTAAGCGCTGCATTCCCGGTGCCGTCATCATCACGACAGTGATTTCCGTGATTGTCGGGGCCATTCCCGGGACGGGCGGCGACATCGCGGGCATCATCGGCTGGGATCAGTCGAGAAAAATCTCGAAGCATCCGGAAGAGTTCGGGCACGGTTCCATTGAGGGCGTAGCCGCTTCGTGTCTTGCAAACAACGCCTGCATGGGCGGCGCTCTGGTCACCATGATGACGCTCGGCGTCCCCGGTGAATCCATTACCGCGGTCCTGCTCGGCTCTCTGATGATGTACGGCATGAACCCCGGCCCCACCCTGTTTACCGACAACAGGCAGTTCGTTCTGACCTTTATGGCGCTGATGATGCTGGCCTATGTCGTCATCCTGGTCGTCGGTCTTGTCACCGCGAAATACAGCACCGCGCTGCTGAACATCCCGAACGAGATTATTTGGATCACGGTGATTATACTCTGCGCGATCGGCGCGTACGCCATGAATTCTTCCTATACCGATCTGTTCATCATGGCTGTCAGCGGACTGGCCGGATTTCTGTTCCGGAAAATGGACGTGCCGCTCGGCCCCATCATTCTGGGACTGCTGTTGGGCGAGATGGCGGAGTCGAACTTCCGCCGCGCGATCCCGCTGGGAGGCTACGGCATCTTTTTCACCAAACCAATTTCTCTCATTCTGATTCTGCTTGCCGTCTTTACTCTGGTCAGTGCAATCACCAAGCAAATAAAGGAAAAGAACAAGAAACCGGCCGAAGCAAACACATGA
- a CDS encoding tripartite tricarboxylate transporter TctB family protein — MKSLKKVFSADILFGTFILGICVWFFIMGTQLETAAVAGRMDAGFFPRMLAVIIGCMAAALIVISAVHPKNYFAVNSDRENLKKFWGTVLMFGVYVMLWKYVHFIIITEIFLLGMCWLLKIGKKFAVIYSTILSVGLFYLFASVFKIILN; from the coding sequence ATGAAATCGCTCAAAAAGGTTTTTAGCGCAGACATCCTGTTCGGGACCTTCATCCTCGGGATCTGCGTCTGGTTTTTCATCATGGGAACGCAATTGGAAACGGCCGCCGTCGCCGGCCGTATGGACGCCGGATTTTTCCCCAGAATGCTCGCTGTGATTATCGGCTGCATGGCGGCCGCCCTGATCGTAATATCGGCCGTACATCCCAAAAATTATTTTGCCGTCAATTCGGATCGGGAAAACCTGAAAAAGTTCTGGGGAACGGTGCTGATGTTCGGCGTTTACGTCATGCTGTGGAAATATGTTCATTTCATTATCATCACCGAGATTTTCCTCCTCGGAATGTGCTGGCTGCTGAAAATCGGTAAAAAGTTCGCAGTAATTTATTCCACGATTCTTTCTGTCGGGCTGTTCTACCTGTTTGCAAGTGTATTTAAAATCATCCTGAACTGA
- a CDS encoding Bug family tripartite tricarboxylate transporter substrate binding protein — translation MKRFLTVLLAAGMVALSACSSAGGSSTSAGNASSNAPASKGNYPSKQINLIIQAAAGGESDSTGRLIAQTMEQKLGVPVVCSNKTGASGAVAFQYVRTQKADGYTIGICPAEISMVHALGLSDVQPSDMDFLGGACETPSAIIVSGKAPYKTLKEFVEYCKANPGKVVDATSGAGSTMHVGSEVFAQKAGIQFSYTPYDGSGPALTAVMGRHADVAVIGVMAASAGVTSGDLKVLAILGDERSTAYPDIPTAKEQGFDVTYTTWVGFYAPKGLPADIKSALETAVKAGVEAQPYTKFAKERGLTVKYRSADEFTEFVDGNFKTYEEMIPKLGIK, via the coding sequence ATGAAAAGATTTTTGACCGTTCTTTTGGCAGCCGGCATGGTTGCGCTTTCTGCATGCAGTTCCGCTGGAGGGTCCTCAACTTCGGCCGGCAATGCTTCTTCCAACGCACCGGCATCCAAAGGAAATTACCCATCCAAGCAGATCAATCTGATCATTCAGGCGGCGGCCGGAGGCGAATCCGATTCGACCGGAAGGCTGATTGCACAGACAATGGAACAAAAACTTGGCGTTCCTGTCGTCTGCTCCAACAAAACCGGCGCGTCCGGCGCCGTGGCTTTCCAGTATGTACGAACCCAAAAGGCCGACGGATACACCATCGGAATCTGCCCGGCTGAAATTTCCATGGTACACGCACTGGGGCTGTCCGACGTTCAGCCTTCCGACATGGATTTCCTGGGCGGGGCCTGCGAGACGCCGTCGGCAATTATTGTTTCCGGAAAAGCACCCTACAAAACACTGAAAGAATTTGTCGAATACTGCAAAGCAAATCCCGGAAAGGTTGTCGATGCGACTTCCGGCGCCGGCTCCACCATGCATGTCGGCTCCGAGGTCTTTGCTCAAAAAGCGGGCATCCAGTTTTCCTACACTCCCTATGACGGCTCGGGCCCGGCGCTGACAGCGGTCATGGGCAGACATGCGGATGTGGCGGTGATTGGCGTCATGGCGGCGTCCGCCGGTGTTACCTCCGGAGATCTGAAGGTTCTCGCAATTCTGGGCGATGAACGCAGCACGGCATATCCTGACATCCCGACCGCGAAGGAACAAGGCTTTGACGTTACATACACCACCTGGGTTGGCTTTTACGCGCCCAAAGGACTGCCGGCGGATATAAAATCAGCGCTGGAAACCGCAGTGAAGGCCGGCGTGGAAGCTCAGCCTTACACAAAATTCGCCAAGGAGAGAGGGCTGACCGTAAAATACCGCAGTGCCGATGAATTCACGGAATTCGTTGATGGAAACTTCAAGACATATGAAGAGATGATTCCAAAACTCGGGATTAAGTAA
- a CDS encoding GntR family transcriptional regulator has translation MEKGEPVSTSQPLYLQIYTILKKRIFDENYGEGAFLPSERELSEEFQVERATVRRSLKLLSDENLIRKIPGTGSKILFPSPNSSLPKTIDTDWISFVLPGNSVTKISEPFMALLFNDLETECRKLGYSLFYTNATSYENLPALIREHGVKTVIWVSDVERSILDLAYKNKINSIVFGNEYKHFPSIAVDYFGGSQIALRHLIENGHQKIALINGIPNYYTARMRLDGYYTAMLRNKQPIVQDYVVNGDWGFESGYSCMRRLLALSAPPTAVFAANDMMGLGALKAATDLGLSVPEDVSIIGGDNIKQSQYSSPTLTTVGPSIPQLAALLAQYAVASEQNSPAEKGVPPFKIIVPVVLYQRASVRTLSGSGNS, from the coding sequence ATGGAAAAGGGCGAGCCAGTTTCAACCAGCCAGCCGTTATACCTGCAAATATACACCATTCTGAAAAAAAGGATTTTCGATGAAAATTATGGGGAAGGGGCATTCCTGCCATCAGAGCGGGAGTTAAGCGAAGAATTCCAGGTGGAGCGCGCTACGGTACGCCGCTCCCTGAAGTTGCTGTCCGACGAAAATCTGATTCGGAAGATCCCGGGGACCGGGAGCAAGATCCTTTTCCCTTCCCCAAACAGCTCTTTACCGAAAACGATAGATACAGACTGGATTTCCTTTGTGCTGCCGGGCAACAGCGTGACAAAAATCAGCGAACCGTTTATGGCTCTTCTCTTTAACGACTTGGAGACTGAATGCCGTAAACTGGGGTATTCTCTTTTTTACACCAATGCCACCAGTTACGAAAACCTTCCTGCGCTGATTCGCGAACATGGCGTTAAAACGGTGATTTGGGTGAGTGACGTTGAAAGAAGCATTCTGGACCTTGCTTACAAAAACAAGATCAATTCCATTGTTTTCGGAAATGAGTATAAACATTTTCCCTCGATTGCCGTCGACTATTTCGGAGGCAGCCAGATCGCACTCCGCCATCTCATTGAAAACGGACATCAAAAAATTGCTTTGATTAACGGAATTCCCAATTACTACACAGCCAGGATGAGGCTGGACGGCTACTATACCGCCATGTTAAGAAACAAACAGCCCATTGTCCAGGACTATGTCGTGAACGGCGACTGGGGATTTGAAAGCGGATATAGCTGCATGAGAAGGCTTTTGGCTTTGTCTGCGCCGCCCACCGCAGTGTTTGCCGCGAACGACATGATGGGTTTAGGTGCATTGAAAGCGGCGACCGACCTGGGCTTGTCTGTTCCCGAAGATGTTTCGATCATCGGTGGCGACAATATCAAGCAGTCCCAGTACTCTTCTCCCACTCTTACGACTGTGGGCCCAAGTATTCCTCAGCTTGCGGCCTTGCTTGCCCAGTATGCCGTAGCTTCCGAACAGAACTCACCTGCTGAAAAGGGAGTTCCTCCCTTTAAAATCATTGTTCCAGTGGTTCTCTATCAGCGCGCTTCCGTAAGGACACTTTCCGGTTCGGGCAATTCGTGA